The Suncus etruscus isolate mSunEtr1 chromosome 7, mSunEtr1.pri.cur, whole genome shotgun sequence genome includes a window with the following:
- the LOC126013268 gene encoding isopentenyl-diphosphate delta-isomerase 2-like yields the protein MSSAEMSAAGHLDELQLQRLDEMYIVIDENDCILGAETKKNCHLRKNINKGLMHRGFSVLIFNMNDELLVQQRSDAKYTFPGGCPQRL from the exons ATGTCATCTGCAGAAATGTCGGCTGCCGGCCACCTGGACGAGCTGCAGTTGCAGCGACTGGATGAGATGTACATTGTCATTGATGAAAATGACTGCATCCTCGGGGCTGAAACCAAAAAGAACTGCCATCTGCGGAAGAACATCAACAAAG GACTGATGCACCGAGGCTTCTCCGTGCTTATCTTCAACATGAATGACGAGCTCCTGGTTCAGCAGAGATCGGATGCCAAGTACACATTCCCAGGTGGGTGTCCCCAGAGGCTCTGA
- the LOC126014198 gene encoding isopentenyl-diphosphate delta-isomerase 2-like translates to MGEAARVPEQGSHFSDSCSSHPLFTPEETEDKDKLGIRRAALRRLPAELGIPPDQICLKDIIFMTRFYHHSPSDEVWGDHEVAYLLLVRKNLTVKPDPREVKSYHYMNKEQLTELLDRAAKGQERVTPWFRIIAEGFLFRWWEHLTDVSQFVEPDTIHWPKGMRSPSQPPMEG, encoded by the exons ATGGGAGAAGCTGCCAGAGTTCCTGAGCAGGGCA GTCATTTCTCCGACTCATGCTCCAGCCACCCACTATTCACCCCAGAAGAGACTGAGGACAAGGACAAGCTGGGAATTCGGCGAGCAGCCCTACGCCGGCTGCCAGCAGAGCTGGGAATTCCCCCTGACCAG ATCTGCCTGAAGGACATCATCTTCATGACTCGATTTTACCACCACAGCCCATCAGATGAGGTCTGGGGGGACCACGAAGTGGCCTACCTCCTATTGGTGAGGAAGAACCTCACAGTGAAACCTGACCCCCGGGAAGTCAAGAGCTACCACTACATGAACAAGGAGCAGCTGACCGAGCTCCTGGACAGGGCGGCAAAGGGCCAGGAGCGGGTCACACCCTGGTTCCGTATCATTGCTGAGGGCTTCCTGTTCCGTTGGTGGGAACACCTGACGGATGTGTCCCAGTTTGTGGAGCCTGACACCATCCACTGGCCGAAGGGCATGCGCAGCCCCAGCCAGCCACCGATGGAAGGCTGA